The sequence ATGGCGGTGGAGGACCCCATTGTGCGTGATTGCAGCACACATTGTGATGTTACCACCACTTTTCCCTGGgaaaatttgccgttcagcacatctgcgtttgccacgcctttcagtaattcagccaggtaaatatctgcgctggaattatggaaggaggttgcggtcaaacttgataatatgattaatggTATTTTGAAAGGCAGTGCCTTGAAATGGCAAAGAATGTTAGATTTCTGTGTCTAATGTAGAgcagtgtgtttagtgttttgcaaaacactgtgtgtagtgttttgcaaaatgtgTGAGGCTGAGAATGTGCTTATAGTTGTGAAGATCTGGGCTGAGgttttgctccttgagtgtcaggtttcactgtgtgttatttttaattttatagtgcaagcaattgtaaaaaactgtaataattcAGATATTTCAGGTAAACATTGGTCCTAATGAAAAAAGTATACTACCACTGACAGAGTATTCAGAGCAGAGCTCATCCGTGACAATGTTAGTCTATAGCATTTAGAAATCACTGTAGTATTCTTCACTGTGTCACACAAATTATGTCTTCTTTTTTAGGAATGTAGGCCTTTCTAGGCTTATACAGTAAACTTGACAGAAGCCTAAACATATCTTAACCATGATAATTGTTCTGAACCCATTTTTGGTTGATATTTCCATAGCCTTCTTGCTAACATTCGAAACACCCAGCAACACTCTGTGCAGCTTATCAGCTAACTATACCACAACTGGCaaataattttaagaaaacTTCACAGTAATAGTTTTAGGAAGGGTTTCACTATAACAGTCAGAAAAAGTTGGGGCATTCTGTCTATTGTCTGCTATCATCAAATACCTGTCAGTGTTGAAACAGCACTCTGAGGCATGCATCATCTATTTAAAAGACACTGCACACTTCTGTGATCCTTACAAGTTAAAAAATATGTGCAAGGCCACAGTGTGTGATGCCAGAGACCCCACAGAACAATGTAACGGAATGGTTGGACATGTCTCTGACTAAATGCCTGTTTGATTGAACAATCTAACCAGGGATTATGTATGCCTTTAATAGACCCATGCATCACAAAAGCTTGTGTAGGGCTTTGTAGGAGCTGAACAAAGCAATGAATAATTTTGCACAATGAACAATATCTTACATGCCTACATACCTTTGTATTCCTTTTGCCAGTAGTTCCAGATCAACAAATGGTGCCTGGTAGAGTGAACTTAAATTCACATATTATGAAATGGTACACATTCTTAACAGATTTTAATCTTTCATGTAACTTTATTATATAACTAAATTTATTTCACTCTCAATCTATATATTTAGAGGTCTCTTTTTGCAATGTACACTGTATGGTTAAGTATAGATAAGGCAAACTGTAATTAGGAAGATCATATACCTGCCATGCCATACTCTCCAAGCACTAAACTAGTTTGCTTGTGCTGGGTGAGGATGATCCAAACaatcataaaaatataatgttaatgCTATGCTTTGTAATGCATGCATGTTGCATGATGCTTGTTTTACCTCATCTGAAATCTGATGCTTCACTGCCAGCTCCAGTTTTCTCTCCAGATAAGAACTCAgtattgactttttaaaatctgacaCAGTATGAACAGCACCACTATGACAGAATTATCTTGtgactgaaacatttcactgcTAATACATTTGATAGATAGCAcaacaaataatcaaatattattGATAGATGCATCACTAGTAAATATTAAAACTAGTCAATTCTAGTAAATACTACAAAACATTAAGCACATTAAGCTACCATAGCCATGTTTTCGCTCAACTGATTTCATTTGTAGTATGGCACTATGAAAGTATTATGATTATACCAAGTGTGGGGCCAAACCTGACAAAACAGTTTTTCCTCCAGAGACCTTAAAATACAGATGCCAATGTATACCTTAGTAccaatagctttttttttcctgcaaaatcttcaaaagcaaaaatagaCATTATGGAACAACAGAATGGATCATAAATTGTACTACAATTTTTTAATCTGGGTGATCTGTAGATCATTAACTGATAAATAAAGCATACCCATGGAACTGTTCAGCTAACATTAAAGTACACAAAGAGAAgtgaaatttgttttgctttgaaaagatCCACAGTGTTATTCTAgcaatatatataattttggACAAGTGCTGAATGTGAATTTTTGCAGCTACACTGTCCTGTGGATTTCATCTTTGTTACTCTAAAGGTAAGCACATTATTTCAAAAAAGCTGCAAAATACTACTTGACTGAATAAATCAAatgctatttatttttgcctttgacaaatacacaaatgaagTTATTGACTGTAGATTTAGTTCTGAAAAGTCCTGTTTTTTAAACCTGTATCACCCATGTACTGATTCCTGCATTTCCAGACATCTATGCTTTCCGATTTATTAATTGCATGATGCAGTTCACAATGTTTGCTcacttctttctgtttctcactAGAGAGGTAAGAGACAGTAATGATACATATTCAAGATCTCACATTTTTCTCAGAGCTCTGTGATAATTCTTATGTACTACTCTGTTCTGTAGTATGAGGCAAAACTGAGATCTCAAAACTACTCATACTACTCATAGAACAACTCATATGGTATTTGAGCAATCATAGGGGATGACTGCTTTTCTACTCGGGTGAATCTAATGTGGTGGAAACACCTTTGTGTAGTACTTGTTTTGTATACAGATAGGGTTACCATGACTCTGGGAACTGTGCCTGTGCTTCTGTTTCTTTAGGTTCACCAGCACCGTAACTGATCAGCAGTGGtgcagcaccatggacagcgcTGATCCCTGCTGACAGATATGGCAGCAGGGGCAACCCATCATTAGTGAGTGAAGATGCTGCCTGCTGCCTCATGAATAGGTTAGATAAAGGAACAGCTCCCCGTGTCCTAGGGATGAGACTGTGACAAGGTTAGCCTCGCGGTGGGCTACCTTGGCAGGCTCACACCTGGGAGGGGTGGCCACACAGAAGCCCAGTTTGCTGCAGCGGGTTTTACATCTGCTTGACTTCCTGTCAGCATGCTTTTGCCATTGCTTTGGCTCGGTTTCcctctttttttacatttacagccAAACTGCCCTGTTTGCCCTGTGAGCCAATGTCAGGCCCCTGCCTAAAGGCACCCACCCGTACTTCACTGCGAAGCATTGTCTGCTTAGTTTCGTTCATCCTCCCTCTCACCCAGGGAATGACCACACCCCGCACTCCACAGCACAGgacaaaataaagtaaataggAATTAGCTGCAGTTAGGTGGTCCCTCTCTGGACCACCTGGTAATCGCTCAAAGTTGGCAAGTTCATGTTAATAGGCAAGTGCTCTTGTCCTCCATTATGTCAAGCTCACAGGCCAACTATGTGTGACTATACTAGTCATGCACTAATGCAATGAGGAAGCACAGTCTCAGAACAGAGGGGCGCCACAGTAACAAAGAACTTTTATCTGAGAAAATGCTGCTCTCAAAGGAAGCACAGGGGATgaaagggagcagagaggggccAGAAGCCTCCCAGGTCATGAGACAAAGATGAGACAAAGGCAGATAAAAGAATGGAGTGAAAGAAACATGTCTGAtgagacacagaaaaacacacacaagaaataaTAAGTGTGGGCCTCCCCCTTGCACTGCtattcctgcttttttttccatgggaCGGGGATGAAGGACAGTCACCTCAAGGCTTATATATTCCTGATCTTTCCTGATTTTTTTGGATCACTCTGTAGAAGAGCTGTGTCGTGTTTTGTGCCTGCCGAAATGTTAAGCATCAGAGGCTGTTGCCATAGAGATGGATTTTGGTTTGGGTGTGGTCGTTCACTTCATTAGCTTCAGTTTACTtttacaatatactgtatggtAGTGTACGGCCAGAATAGTATCATGATTGTTAACATGCATCTTAGGGTCTTAGGTCATACTGTGatataaaaatgacactgtGCCAGCAAACCATTATAtaacctgaaataaaataacaaaataattgataaaataatagtaacaaaatgaaaaatacacaatggACACTCTCTATCCACAGTCGCCATTTTGAGTatatattgtttgcattaaaagGATTTGTTGCAGCAAAGTCATATAATCATATTTTTCTCACAGTAGAAAGACCTGAAAGGACAATGTCCCCAAGTGACTGTCTCTCTGTAACTCTGTCTCTCCGTCAGTTTAGGTTATTCTACTGTATCTCTGAAGGACTACATCCTAGCAACCATTCAGCCACCATTCTTAGATGTCCTGTTGTAATCACAGactgaaaatgtactgtaccCTGGGTCTGAGCTCATCACTTTCACTAACCTGGGATTATGGAATCAtgtcaaaaacattaaatgttaagTAATACAAAGTATGTAGTTTCTTCGGGTCATTAACCTTTCTGTCCCCGCTGTAAGAAGTTCACgagcacagaaataaaatcaccAGGGAATGCCAGATTCCAACCTTCACAAAGACTACAGTTTGGTATATTGAAGATAAATTATAATACCTGAAAGAGTCACCCAGGTGGATTTATGGATTCAGAGTTCTTCCTCAGATGGCATTTCAGAAGAAGCAACAGTCAGTGTGTGAATatgaaaaagtgaaactttAAATTGGCTCATATTCAGTGTTGTCATGGCTTTACAGCATTATGATAGAACACTGAATTGATGACCTAAGAATGTGGTGAAAACCTGAAGTCTTTGTTTGAACAGAGATTATCCTCCCATTGATATGCAGAAATATGTCAGAGAAGCTTGCATGCACTGAAATACTGTAGGACCATAGACAGTATGACCATTTTTCACTGCTTGGTTTGAATTATTCTTTGTCCATCATCATTCTGTTACTATCATAGAAAAGTTGCAAAATGATAGGGTTGTGAACATgtagttatttttcattttatttctttccccTTGCAATCATCAATCATTCCAGCAGTATGGTGTGTAATCTTGCTCTATTCTCATCCAAATTCTTCATACTTTGGATTAATAAGTATTTGCATTAATCAAGTATGACGGTGAAGGGATGACACTGACAGTTCACGATTCTCCTTTagtgtctgaaaatgttttccttaattcttgcagcgccccctgctgtacAATATGTGAATAGGCGGTGCTGAAGCATTTCTGTGTCATGCAGAAATAAAGATCTTCGAAGGGTCCAAggaaaccaacaacaaaaaattctTGGGCAATTCTGTGAATGAACAGTTATACATGTAATATGTTCATAAATTAGAATATACgtgccattttttccacttcaagTCTTTAGAGAGAGTAAATATGCCTGACATCCAATATAGGCCTGCCTGTGTGGTAGCAACTGTAATTTTTCCTCTGCTAAGTAGAGGCTAACTAACAATGGGAAAATATGAAGGCAATGTAAACAAATACTTAGCATGGCCTCTTAGAATAATGTGACCCCATGAAAAATTACCATATTTTGTAGATGGGCACTAGGATTCGATCATGACAAGAACCAAAGTAAAGTCTAGACATTTATGGAGCAATGGCTCCATCTGTTGGTAACTTTGGGACAATGTATTGTGTGGTCCTTAACTCCAAATGGCTGCATGAGTTTTGCACCTTACAGGTACTCCTCATAATGGGGTATGTCAGAGGTAAGGCTggtataataaaaaaaatctgaacacaaTCTGAAGTTTGTAAACCTTGAATGGGATCTACAGATACTTAAAAAAGGGCTTGTGATAccatataaatgaatacaaaatgaacagtgcaataaaacagaactgttGGAAGAAGGTTTCAATCTGATTTTATCGTATACTGTCCTCATATAGTGTCTAAGCTACAGATATGACAACCAATCTAATGCATTTGTTTAACTCAAAATAACGctaaattcaaatgttttgcaaaaaagtaaaatgtctCCTATAGACATATTTTTTCTATGGTGCATTTTACTGGTAACCCTTTCAGACATTTTATCTATGTCACTTAAAATTCTGATATCACCTGCATCTGTTTAAAAGAGTTTGGATTCACCTAGCAATAGAGCAGAAAAAGGATAAGGAGCTCTCATCCAAACAccatacacactaacacattcAAAGTTTCCATTCTTCCACCATTGTGGACACAGGGACAGTTTCCCTTCACTTTGTAGTTTACATGCAAAAATACTTGATTAATGGAAATTCAGAGAGGTGGGGCCTACACAAAATAtccattttacaaaatacacacaatctgctttcatttttcaggtaACAAAACAAAGGCCACATGTCTTCCATAATCTCAAACCtttatgtcatttcaaatgacaatttCACAGATTATAATCCATCATCTGGAGACAAATATCTCctcaatgtaaaatatttcacatctcGACACTCATCAAAGCATCTTCCTTCGAGCTTGCTCCAGTAAATTTCGCATGCAGTTTAATTAGCTCCTGTGCTCTCATTAGCATTAGATACACAGGAAATTGTGACATCCCACGGATAAGAGGCCCAGCGCATGAATATTGCACCTTTGTTTGATCACCATCTGGCATTTAGCACCACAGCCGAGCTGCAGCCCACCTGTTCTAAATGATCACATTTACTCTAGattactcattttattttgcattagtTCCCTTTAAAAGTCCTATAATCTAACTGCCACAATATTGGCATTTCAATCATGAACAAGGAATGCAGCCAGTTATATACAAGCCAATATCATTTCTCAGATGTTTGCCAACCATCAATACCACTCTAACAAAAACCCAACCGGTGCCCTGAATCCTTTTGTACTTTGTACACTGTGAAAATGGCATGATTATTAGAGAAGCTCAATAAACAACTAATTTCTGTTACTCTTATCAAATGTCTTTGAGGGAAGCTATTTCTGCCAAGCAGCCTGcagggagaaaacaaacaagggcAATGGCATCTAAAAATCATGGAGCACGCCTCCTTTTGGCAAACAAGAGAACTGCAACTGTCTGAAACCAAACATTGATTATGTATTTTACAAGCAGAGTCTTTTGCAGCTTTctaaattcaaaaatgtttttacatgtgagTTTTGAATGGAGCAGTTTGTACTGTACCCTTTTACCATCTACCATCCTGACAGTTGCATAGACAACCAGAGGAGAAACAACGGTGCTGAAGTAGGGATACACTACTTGTTGACTAATTTCCTGCTGAACTTAAAGGCAAATGTATGTGTTAAGGTGAAGGCTGTAGGAAATGAGACAGGCTCCCTCGTGCCTGCTGAAAGGAATGGGGCCACGCTGTGCTTCGGGAGAGCTACTCTTGCTTCTGTGCTTTGCTGATGGCGGAGCTTGCATCGATGTGACCATTGGTGCTGTTGGTGCCGTTGATGCCGTTCTTCAGCTTGCCTTGGGCCTCCAGCCTCCTGATGCAGTCGCGAGGCCCTTTGCCTTCCAGGGCAGAGGGGTGCCGGTAGGAGCCCCCAATGCGGTCCCACAGGGTGAAGTACTGGCCGTAGTTATACTCGAAGAAGAGGTGGTGGTCGGTGTGGTGGGCGGAGCCATTGATGACCTTCTCCAGCAGGCTGGGGACCCGATAGTCCCCGTCATGGATGGACACGGTCCAGACGTTGACGAACACATAGAGGCCCAAGTAGAGCAGCTTGTGCAGGGGGAAGAGAAAAGGGTAGACATGGTAGGGCAGACCCTGCAGGAAGCCATCCACGGGGTGGAAGGCATGGCTGGCAAAAGGCGTGGGGATCTTCCACACGTGGTGGGGCTTGTGGAAATGCTGCAGAGGACAAAAAAAGGCTGTGACATGAATGGCCgaaggaaaagaacagaaaaaaacttcaGACACTGCTG comes from Megalops cyprinoides isolate fMegCyp1 chromosome 3, fMegCyp1.pri, whole genome shotgun sequence and encodes:
- the sc5d gene encoding lathosterol oxidase; this encodes MDLVLNIADHYFFTPYVYPASWPEDEALRQIIGLLIVTNLGAAILYLGLGSLSYFFIFDHSLMKHPQFLPNQVWREIKYAMSSLPWISIPTVALFFAEVRGYSKLYDNVTDSPFGWPGLIFSMVSFLFFTDMCIYWIHRFLHHKLIYKHFHKPHHVWKIPTPFASHAFHPVDGFLQGLPYHVYPFLFPLHKLLYLGLYVFVNVWTVSIHDGDYRVPSLLEKVINGSAHHTDHHLFFEYNYGQYFTLWDRIGGSYRHPSALEGKGPRDCIRRLEAQGKLKNGINGTNSTNGHIDASSAISKAQKQE